A section of the Pochonia chlamydosporia 170 chromosome 2, whole genome shotgun sequence genome encodes:
- a CDS encoding FAD binding domain-containing protein (similar to Eutypa lata UCREL1 XP_007791827.1), translating to MATSDNTISTAIAGALSTHDAIALPGSEAYEESNGSYFSAFENELRPSHIVKPTTVEQVQSVIKALRPHILAGDCKIAIRGEGHTPFAGSANIQDGVTLDLRGFKGITLSEDRTTVEIGVGETWTTVYNELEKHGLTTAGGRVGRIGVAGFILGGGLSMFSAGTGFACDSVTEFKVVLASGELVSANASSNTDLWTSLKGGLNNFGIVTSITMKTFKSESIWGGITYYMPGTFTEVLQHACDFVHNETDENTHIMCSAGYGFGHQAVTCVMYHTGGAENPPALQRFSNVQPQIAQMKSMRFENHIGFCEELSKHSSNGMRQFWASITIKPDLDLMDTLHNKWQETLATIKDAEGFIFSFGFHPLTKSLLTNSAKAGGNAMNIPPEDGPLFVVLINPCWTQVADDERIISSVEALVAEFRQLASEKGLLHRYIFTNYAYHKDDVMAGYGEESLERMRSVSKKYDPEGLFQKGVPGGFKLSM from the exons CATTGCTGGCGCTCTTTCTACTCATGACGCCATCGCACTGCCTGGCAGTGAGGCGTATGAGGAGTCTAATGGCTCTTATTTCAGTGCGTTTGAGAATGAACTGAGGCCGTCACACATCGTCAAGCCCACGACGGTAGAACAAGTCCAGAGCGTAATCAAAGCCCTGAGACCACACATTCTCGCAGGCGACTGTAAAATTGCTATTCGGGGCGAGGGGCACACTCCATTTGCTGGTAGTGCCAACATCCAAGACGGCGTCACACTTGACCTGCGTGGCTTCAAAGGCATCACATTGAGTGAAGATCGGACAACCGTCGAAattggtgttggagagacatggacgactGTGTATAACGAACTTGAGAAGCATGGCTTGACAACGGCCGGAGGGCGCGTTGGTCGAATTGGTGTCGCTGGCTTCATTCTAGGAG GCGGCCTCTCCATGTTTTCAGCCGGCACTGGCTTCGCATGCGACTCTGTCACTGAGTTCAAAGTAGTCCTCGCCTCTGGAGAACTTGTTAGCGCCAATGCGTCTTCAAACACCGACCTTTGGACTTCTCTGAAAGGCGGTCTCAACAACTTCGGTATCGTGACGTCTATTACCATGAAGACCTTCAAATCCGAAAGCATCTGGGGCGGCATCACGTACTACATGCCCGGTACATTTACAGAAGTCCTCCAACACGCATGCGATTTTGTTCATAATGAGACCGATGAGAATACGCACATCATGTGCAGCGCGGGTTATGGCTTTGGGCATCAGGCTGTTACTTGTGTCATGTACCATACTGGTGGCGCGGAGAATCCGCCAGCGTTGCAGCGCTTTAGCAATGTTCAACCGCAGATTGCGCAGATGAAAAGTATGAGGTTTGAGAACCATATCGGTTTTTGCGAGGAGTTGAGTAAACATTCTAGCAATGGAATGAG GCAATTCTGGGCTTCTATAACGATTAAACCAGACCTGGATTTGATGGATACCCTGCATAACAAGTGGCAGGAGACACTGGCCACTATTAAAGATGCGGAAGGGTTCATCTTCTCATTTGGCTTCCATCCGCTTACAAAGTCCCTTCTGACAAATTCAGCAAAGGCCGGGGGAAATGCGATGAACATTCCGCCAGAAGATGGGCCACTGTTTGTCGTCCTGATCAATCCCTGCTGGACACAggttgctgatgatgagcgCATCATATCTTCTGTGGAGGCGTTGGTGGCGGAGTTCAGGCAATTGGCAAGTGAGAAGGGTCTGTTGCATCGCTACATCTTTACCAACTATGCATATCACAAGGATGACGTTATGGCTGGGTATGGCGAAGAGAGTCTGGAGAGGATGCGAAGCGTGAGTAAGAAGTATGATCCTGAGGGATTATTTCAGAAAGGGGTTCCTGGTGGATTTAAATTATCCATGTAG
- a CDS encoding cytochrome P450 (similar to Glarea lozoyensis ATCC 20868 XP_008076427.1): protein MGPSQLLLSSIQDIGLESRLLVVVPCVIAFLFAVLNNGPLQKSWNFSLQKARQALRDKWDMFIYPIAANGRIKAAYSQMKGNALRINSPESWMTLVSSPELIKDIKNATNEQLSLHAAAKEILKPEYTMNGFNWHDQRGIEGIGFVRTLRTLLTTHLPKLTPGVRTIISQTFANEIKDGKATNVLQLSKKVVTKISAYAFFGADNLENNDFIDAAYYYNEDVLYGSELLRICPSFLRPIIGKFIPKFLTRQQTFFYGLVDIIENRMRNPHGGEKFNDVIQWIIDTSPKSRPWTPDRMAFEVMAIWFGSVQGLATTLTFVIYSLCEHPEYMEPLRAEIESLAGGEFLSSGDGLPLLDSFLKECSRWTPVESVTARRCALKDFTFSDGTRVAKGEWVGIPVGPMLRDPTKYPEPDMFDGFRFADPSLLGRGASTQPEGPSNFTDINEKWHVWGTGKLTCPGRFFVSYVMKHVMYHILENFEPEMEQKNRKYTVNWRTLTLPGPGVKANFHARV, encoded by the exons ATGGGTCCAAGTCAGCTTCTTCTATCTTCGATTCAAGACATTGGTCTAGAATCACGACTCTTGGTTGTTGTGCCTTGTGTGATTGCGTTTTTGTTTGCTGTTCTG AACAATGGCCCCTTGCAAAAGTCATGGAATTTCTCATTGCAAAAAGCACGGCAGGCGTTGAGAGATAAATGGGACATGTTTATATACCCCATTGCCGCAAACGGAAGAATCAAGGCTGCATATTCTCAG ATGAAAGGAAATGCGTTGCGTATCAATTCACCGGAAAGTTGGATGACATTAGTCTCGTCGCCGGAACTCATCAAAGATATAAAGAATGCCACGAACGAACAGCTCTCACTTCATGCGGCTGCCAAAGAA ATTCTTAAGCCCGAGTATACCATGAATGGCTTCAACTGGCATGATCAAAGAGGCATTGAAGGAATCGGCTTTGTCAGAACTTTGCGCACCTTGTTGACCACACATTTGCCTAAGTTGACACCCGGTGTCCGTACCATCATCAGTCAAACGTTTGCGAACGAGATTAAGGACGGTAAAGCGACAAATG TTTTGCAATTGTCCAAGAAAGTCGTCACCAAGATTAGTGCTTATGCCTTCTTCGGCGCAGACAATT TGGAAAACAATGATTTCATAGACGCGGCCTATTATTACAACGAAGATGTACTCTACGGATCGGAGCTGCTACGCATCTGCCCCAGCTTCTTGCGGCC CATCATTGGGAAGTTTATTCCCAAGTTCTTGACTCGACAACAGACCTTCTTCTACGGACTCGTTGACATTATCGAGAACCGCATGAGAAACCCCCACGGGGGAGAAAAATTC AACGATGTCATCCAGTGGATCATAGATACGTCGCCCAAGTCTAGGCCCTGGACACCGGATCGAATGGCATTTGAGGTGATGGCCATCTGGTTTGGCTCCGTGCAAGGGCTTGCCACA ACCTTGACATTCGTCATTTACAGTCTATGCGAACACCCTGAGTATATGGAACCCCTCCGTGCGGAGATTGAGAGCCTTGCTGGGGGCGAATTTCTGTCATCCGGTGATGGTCTTCCCTTACTGGATAGTTTTCTGAAGGAATGTTCGCGATGGACACCCGTTGAATCTG TCACCGCCCGCCGATGTGCTCTAAAAGACTTCACATTCTCTGATGGCACTCGCGTCGCGAAAGGCGAGTGGGTTGGCATTCCCGTAGGACCGATGCTCCGCGACCCTACGAAATACCCCGAACCCGACATGTTTGACGGCTTTCGCTTCGCTGATCCCAGCTTACTTGGGAGGGGTGCATCAACGCAGCCAGAAGGCCCGTCGAACTTTACTGATATCAATGAGAAGTGGCACGTATGGGGGACGGGTAAGCTGACATG TCCCGGGCGCTTCTTTGTCTCATACGTGATGAAGCATGTCATGTATCATATTCTAGAGAACTTTGAGCCGGAGATGGAGCAGAAGAACCGGAAGTATACGGTTAACTGGCGAACCCTGACTTTACCAGGGCCAGGCGTGAAGGCCAACTTTCATGCTAGGGTGTAA
- a CDS encoding nadph-dependent 1-acyldihydroxyacetone phosphate reductase protein (similar to Eutypa lata UCREL1 XP_007787987.1) — MSSSTKGAVLITGCSDDGAGSALAAEFDAHGYRVFATSRSLKTMSKVENLPNIKTLELDITKTAQIRAAAETVASETGGELAYLVNCAARNYFMPLLDQDIEDCKAVFETNVWGQLAVTQAFAPLLMKAKGTVVFITSVSGYLNVPYQGLYAASKRSEQIMAETLRLELAPFHVKVLSVVTGALKTMGQTHFEDWKLPAGSLYSPIEPTIKDRARGQEGAPRMEPCDYAKGVVNDIIRGRTGTIWHGASVGAVRFGTSWLPTWMMDSGVQMKTGLDVLAQQNK, encoded by the exons ATGTCTTCTAGCACCAAAGGGGCCGTCCTGATTACCGGCTGCAgcgatgatggtgctggcTCGGCCTTGGCCGCAGAGTTTGACGCTCATGGCTACAGAGTGTTCGCAACGTCGCGCAGCTTGAAGACCATGTCCAAGGTCGAGAACCTCCCCAACATCAAGACCCTTGAGCTGGACATCACCAAGACGGCGCAAATTCGGGCCGCAGCGGAGACTGTTGCGTCAGAGACGGGTGGAGAGCTTGCTTACCTTGTCAATTGTGCAGCCCGCAACTACTTCATGCCGTTGCTGGATCAAGATATCGAAGATTGCAAGGCCGTCTTCGAGACTAACGTCTGGGGTCAGCTTGCGGTGACACAAGCTTTTGCGCCACTGCTTATGAAGGCAAAGGGCACCGTGGTGTTCATCACCTCGGTGTCTGGATATCTAAATGTTCCCTATCAAG GACTATACGCCGCTTCAAAACGGTCTGAGCAGATCATGGCGGAGACATTACGTCTCGAGCTTGCTCCGTTCCACGTCAAGGTCCTTTCCGTAGTAACCGGAGCGCTCAAGACCATGGGACAGACGCACTTCGAAGACTGGAAATTGCCAGCAGGCTCTCTGTACTCGCCCATCGAGCCCACTATCAAGGACAGGGCGCGCGGCCAAGAAGGAGCGCCTAGAATGGAACCCTGCGATTACGCCAAGGGAGTTGTTAACGACATTATTAGAGGCAGAACAGGGACGATCTGGCACGGAGCCAGTGTCGGCGCCGTCAGGTTTGGCACCTCATGGCTCCCGACATGGATGATG GACAGTGGCGTTCAGATGAAGACAGGGCTGGACGTGTTAGCACAGCAAAACAAGTAG